The following is a genomic window from Methanosphaera cuniculi.
ATAGAATTAAATTTACGTGATAAACTAATAACAATATCAACATACTCATTAAAAGTAGGTTTATAATATCCAATACTAATACCAAAACGATCAACCAAAGATAACTTCTCACGAACAGTATCAGAATGATACATATCCTCACTTGCACTCATATCAGTTCGTTCATTCCAAGTTTCCTTAATAAGATGACGACGATTAGATGTAGCATAAATTAAAATATTATCAGGTAAAACTTCAAGACCACCCTCAATTAAAGCTTTAAGATACTTATATTCACTTTCTGATTCTTCAAAAGATAAATCATCCATATAAATAATGAAAAAATAATTACGATCCTTAATTTCAGATATTAACTCTGATAAATACTTAGTTTCATGTTTATAAACTTCAATAATACGAAGACCGCGATTATAATAACGATTTAAAATAGCTTTAATACTACTGGATTTACCAGTTCCAGCATCACCATATAATAAAACATTATTAGCTTTATATGAATTTATAAAAGCTTCTGTATTACGAATAAGTGCTTGTTTTTGTACCTCATATCCAACAAGATCATCAAGCATAATACTATCATTAAATGATGTAATAGGAATAATTAATTCATCATCACTATTTTCACCAGATAGTTTAAATGCTTTATTAAATGCAAATTTTCCAACTCCAAATTTTTGATAAAAACGACATAAATGTGAAAATAAAATTGTTTCATCTAAGTTAGTTGGAATACTTTCTATAAAATCATTTAATATAATACTTGCATGTTGATTTTTAGGTTCATATGATAGTGGTGTATAATTTGATATTATTGTAAATGAATTAATTAAAAGTTCATCTTCAAGTCTGCTAAAATCATAATCCATAAGTTCAATAAATATTTTTAAATCTTCAACTGCAAGTTTGCTTATTGAAAAATCTGATATATCTTGATTATTTCGTCGTTCAACCATTAGTGTAAATATATTTTCAGAAGATGTAAGTAAATATATCAGGTAATCATGCCATAAATTACCAGTAAATGAATAGTAATCTGCTATTTTAAGTATTTTATTTACTTGTTCATTTATTTTTAGTGTTGTGGTTTTCTTATCTATTTTAGCTGTGTGAAAATCATGTATTATATCTGATAGTTCATAGAGTATTGTGTCTTTATTATTAAAAATTACAAGTTTTGAAACTAGATCATACATAAAAAATTTACTCTCCTTTATAAAATGAATTCTATATTAAATATTTTTATTTAGATTTTAATATTTTATAAAAAAAATTAATAAAAAAAATAGTGTGGTGGTGATCTAAAATCTTTAAGTATTTTTTTTATTCAAATTCTATAGTACTTGGTGGTTTGTTACTAAGAGATAATGATACATGTGTTATTTCAGGTACATTTGCTGTGATTTGTTGTGATACTTTATGTAAAAATGGCCATGGTATATCAGGTACATTTGCTGTCATTGCATCAAATGATTGCACCATACGTATAACAACAAGATATCCGAAGTCTCTTTGATCTCCTTTTACTCCTGTTACTTTACTATCTGTTAGTACTACAAAGTATTGCCATAGATCTTTATCTAGACCTTCTGCTTCTACATTTTCATTAAGTATTGCATTTGCTTCACGACAGATTCTTAGTTTTTCTGCTGTTACATCTCCAAGTACACGTACAGCAAGTCCTGGTCCTGGGAATGGTTGTCTGTCAACTATTGCATCAGGTAAATTAAGACTTCTACCCACTTCACGTACTTCATCTTTATATAATTCACGTAGTGGTTCTATTATTTTAAGTTCTAGACCATCAGGAAGTGTTAAGTTATGGTGTGATTTTATATTTCCTTCACTTTCAATCCAATCTGGTGCAATTGTTCCTTGAAGTAAGAATGTTGCTCCTGACTTTTTAGCTTCACGTTCGAAAACTTCAATAAACTTATGACCAATAATCTCACGTTTTTTCTCAGGATCACGAATTCCACTAAGAGCTTCAATAAACTCATCTTGTGCATCAACAAGTTTAAAATTAAGTCTATCTTTAAATGTATCTTCAACTTGTTTTGCTTCATCTTTACGAAGAAGTCCATGATCTACAAATATTGCTTCTAGTTGATCACCAATAGCTTCTGATGCTAAAACTGATGCAACAGAACTATCTACTCCACCTGAGAGTGCTATTATTACTTTTTCATCTTTTACTTCATCTTTTATATTTTCAATTGATTCTTCTATAAATTTTGCTGTATCCATCATCATAACTTAATACAATCCCCCAAAAAAATTAATTTAACTCTAAAAAATTTCTACTCTTTTTTATATTCTTCACATATCCTATTGAAGTTTTCAAATAATTCTCCACCTTGTGGTGTATGTTGAACTTCAGGATGAAATTGAATACCATAAATAGGTTTATTCTGGTGTTTCATAGCTTCAATACTACACATACTAGAATCAGCTAGTATATCAAAATTATCAGGAAGTGTTACAACTTCATCTTTATGTGATGCCCATACTTTAATCTTTTGACCCATATCATCAAATAATCCTTCTGATTTAAGAATATTTATCTCAATTTGAGCATAACTTTCAAGTTCAGCAGATTTTGTTTTTCCACCAAAAACTTCAGCAATAATTTGATGACCAAGACAAATTCCAAGAATTGGAACATCAGCATCTTCTATAATTTGCTTACAGTTTCCAATATTTTCAATAGATGGACCTCCACCAAGAATAATTCCATCAGGTTTTAAATCCATAATCTCATTAAAACTAGTAGTATTTGCAATAAGACTATTTTCAATACCCAGATATGTTAAGGTTCTTGAAATTCTATGATTATACTGTCCAAAATTATTTATAATTACAATCATTCTATTTTTTCCCTTAAATGTAAATTTTATTAATATTAAAAAATTTCTAAATATAATATATATTTATGTAGTTACAATAATATAATTTTATAGTATCAAAAGGAAAAAAATCAAAAAAAATAAATAAGGAGTATAAAATTTATGATAGATATACCAGCAGAAAAAAATACACTCTATGAAATACTACTAACAACTACAAATAAAGATCAATCATATAATACAAAACCATTTGGAATAACAATAACAGATGAAGATAAAATACACATAACAATATTTCCAAACAGAACATTAAAAAATATACAAAGAAATCCAGAAATTCTAATTCAATTTACACAAGATGCACTAACATACACAAAATCAGCACTCTCAAAATTAGAATCTGATGATTATATAGATTCAGATATGAAAATACTTAAAAAAACAGATTATGTAATAAAAGCAAAAGTAGTGGATATAAAAGAAGAACAAATACATGATCAGTTTTCACGTACAATGAAAGCACAAATAATGTGTGAAATAGAAGATATTCAAAAATTACATGATAAAATACCTACACTAAGTAGACCAACAGCACAGATAATAGAACATCTAGTTAAATACTCACGAGTTAAATTTATGAATATAGATGAGAAAAAAGCATTCTTATCTGAAATTGATGAATCAGCATCTCTTATAAACAGACAAGGAAATGAAGATCATAAAGAAGCTTTAAAATTAATACATGATGCACTTGAAAGTAGAATCTAATTTATTAACCATCTTTACCTATTTTTTCTTTTAACTTATCAGCTGTTTTTTAATACAATGTTTAATTATAATTTATTAAAAAAAAAGTAGAAAAATAAGGGTGGTGATATGATTATTCTTATTGTTTTATAACATCAATAAATTCTTGTTTATTAACATCAAAAAGACCCTTGTTTGTCATCTTTAATGTTGGTACAACAGGAAGTGCGATAAATGAAAGTGTTGTAAATGGACTTCTAAGATTACATCCCATACTTTTTACAAATTCATTAAGTTCATTTGATTTTTCAGCAACACTTCCTGCACTATCAGGACTCATAAGACCTGCAATAGGAAGTGGAAGATCAACAGTCTCATTAGCAGAAACAGCTACAAGTCCTCCTTTATTTTTATGAATATTATTAACAGCCTCAGCCATGTAATGTCCATTTGTACCTACAACTATAACATTATGAGAATCATGACTTACACTTGAGGCAATTGCCCCATTTTTAATACCAAATCCACGAACAAAACCATTAGCAATGGTATTGCGTCCATATCGGTCAAGAACACTTATTTTTAAGACATCTTCAAATACTGATGGTATAACATTACCTTTTTCAACATTAAGCTTAGCTGTAGATGTTCCTGTGATAATTGAATCATCATTAACAGAAATTACATTTACAATTGCACTATTAGCTTTTGGATTTGGCATTTTAACGTCAAAATCATTAGCATTACGATGTTTAAGATTAATGGTATTTCGTACACTCTTAGGATTTGCACGATATAATAATTTTTGTTTTTTATATATTGTATTACCATTAATAATTACACGTTTAACATTGAAATCCTCAAGATTATCAACAAATACTAAATCAGCTTTACGACCTGGTACAATTGCTCCAGCATTAATACCATAATGTCTAGCAGGATTACATGTTACAAGTTTAATTGCATCAAATGGATCCATTCCAAGATCAACAGCTTTACGAAGAGATAAATCAAGATGTCCTTCAATAAGATCTTCAGCTTTAAGATCATCAGATACTAAAAAATCACCGCCACTATGAAGTAGTGCTTCAAGTGAATGATTTTCTGATCCTTCACGAATCATTATTTTCATACCTTGACGTTTCTTTTCCATTGCTTCTTTTAATGTGGTACATTCATGATCTGTACTTATTCCACATTTTACATATTCTTGTAAGTCAAAGCCTGAAAGTAGAGGTGCATGTCCATCAATAGGTTTTTCATGTTTTTTTGCAACTTTAATTTTATCCATCATCTTTTTATCATGAGCTATAACAGCAGGATAATCCATAACCTCACCAAGTGCTACAAAATCATCACGATCAAATAATGAGTCAATATCATGTGCATTAATTTTTCCACCTGCAGTTTCAAAGCTTGTTGTTGGAACACATGATGGTGCTGTGAAATAATAGTTTAATGGACTGTGTTTTGCATCTTCATACATATATTCAATACCTTCCATTCCCATTACATTTGCAATTTCATGAGGATCTGCAACAACAGATGTTGTCCCATGTTTAAGTGCTACTTCTGCAAATCGTGATGGAGTAAGTAGTGAACTTTCAATATGAATATGTGAATCAATAAATCCTGGTACAATTAAGTCTTTAAAGTACTTATTAACTTCCTTGATAGATTGGATAATTCCATGCTCAATTCTTATTTCTGCTGGATACACTTCATCTGTGTAAACATTGAGAATATTTCCTTTAATTATCATTTTTCCAATTATCTCCCAAATAGTATAATTTTTAGGTTTATATTTTTTATTTTATCAGTCAAAAAAAAGCTAAAATAAATATTTTTTTTTAACATTTGAAATAAAAATGAACACTGAAAAAAATGGTTACTGTATTTTTTCTTAGATAAATAAACTAAATATTCTATCTATTTTGAGTAAAATCGATTTATTTGAATAATTCTACAGAAAAAAGGATTTTTCTTTAAAAAAAATAAAATATTATTCCCAAAAATTAATTTATATTGATCCTTAGTTTTTTTCTGTAAAAAAAGTCATATATTACTGATTATATACTTGAAAAAGTCACTGATTCAAATATTAAATAAATATCTTCTTTTTTTAGCCTGTATCTAAAAATAAAATTATTTCCTCTTTTTTATTAATCTATAAAAAAAGAATATTTTCTTTGAAACAATCTTACTTTTAGTTATGTAATAATAAGATTTGTAATAAGCTATTATTAAAAGTATTATATAAAAAAAATGAGTGTAATTTAAAAAAAAATAGATTGATGAGAAAAATAATATGATTACATTATTAGTATTTCAGATATGTTAATTCCATATTCACGTTCTTTATAGGTGAAGTTATACTCTTCTTCCTCATCAAAGTAGGCATGCTCTACTCCATCTTTATTTAAGCCATATTCTAATGCTTCATAGAGTTGTTTTTGCATGTATGTTTTTGGATCTTCATCAAAATATATGTCTGTTTTATTATTTCCAACTACAACATTAAAATTTAAACATTCAACTTTTTCTATATCCCATATTTCACAATTTATATGCTGAATATATGAGTTAACCTCAATATTATGAATAAAGAATGTTATATTTAATCCACTAATATCTATCTTTTCAACTATTGGATCATCATAGTCTATATTTTGTGATATTTTTTTAATTTTATCTTCATACTTTTTA
Proteins encoded in this region:
- a CDS encoding GMP synthase subunit A; the encoded protein is MIVIINNFGQYNHRISRTLTYLGIENSLIANTTSFNEIMDLKPDGIILGGGPSIENIGNCKQIIEDADVPILGICLGHQIIAEVFGGKTKSAELESYAQIEINILKSEGLFDDMGQKIKVWASHKDEVVTLPDNFDILADSSMCSIEAMKHQNKPIYGIQFHPEVQHTPQGGELFENFNRICEEYKKE
- a CDS encoding DUF447 domain-containing protein, whose product is MIDIPAEKNTLYEILLTTTNKDQSYNTKPFGITITDEDKIHITIFPNRTLKNIQRNPEILIQFTQDALTYTKSALSKLESDDYIDSDMKILKKTDYVIKAKVVDIKEEQIHDQFSRTMKAQIMCEIEDIQKLHDKIPTLSRPTAQIIEHLVKYSRVKFMNIDEKKAFLSEIDESASLINRQGNEDHKEALKLIHDALESRI
- a CDS encoding ATP-binding protein, which translates into the protein MYDLVSKLVIFNNKDTILYELSDIIHDFHTAKIDKKTTTLKINEQVNKILKIADYYSFTGNLWHDYLIYLLTSSENIFTLMVERRNNQDISDFSISKLAVEDLKIFIELMDYDFSRLEDELLINSFTIISNYTPLSYEPKNQHASIILNDFIESIPTNLDETILFSHLCRFYQKFGVGKFAFNKAFKLSGENSDDELIIPITSFNDSIMLDDLVGYEVQKQALIRNTEAFINSYKANNVLLYGDAGTGKSSSIKAILNRYYNRGLRIIEVYKHETKYLSELISEIKDRNYFFIIYMDDLSFEESESEYKYLKALIEGGLEVLPDNILIYATSNRRHLIKETWNERTDMSASEDMYHSDTVREKLSLVDRFGISIGYYKPTFNEYVDIVISLSRKFNSIKLSDDELKDEAKKWIVNHGSPSGRTAEQLIYYLLG
- the ade gene encoding adenine deaminase; translated protein: MIIKGNILNVYTDEVYPAEIRIEHGIIQSIKEVNKYFKDLIVPGFIDSHIHIESSLLTPSRFAEVALKHGTTSVVADPHEIANVMGMEGIEYMYEDAKHSPLNYYFTAPSCVPTTSFETAGGKINAHDIDSLFDRDDFVALGEVMDYPAVIAHDKKMMDKIKVAKKHEKPIDGHAPLLSGFDLQEYVKCGISTDHECTTLKEAMEKKRQGMKIMIREGSENHSLEALLHSGGDFLVSDDLKAEDLIEGHLDLSLRKAVDLGMDPFDAIKLVTCNPARHYGINAGAIVPGRKADLVFVDNLEDFNVKRVIINGNTIYKKQKLLYRANPKSVRNTINLKHRNANDFDVKMPNPKANSAIVNVISVNDDSIITGTSTAKLNVEKGNVIPSVFEDVLKISVLDRYGRNTIANGFVRGFGIKNGAIASSVSHDSHNVIVVGTNGHYMAEAVNNIHKNKGGLVAVSANETVDLPLPIAGLMSPDSAGSVAEKSNELNEFVKSMGCNLRSPFTTLSFIALPVVPTLKMTNKGLFDVNKQEFIDVIKQ
- the guaA gene encoding glutamine-hydrolyzing GMP synthase gives rise to the protein MMDTAKFIEESIENIKDEVKDEKVIIALSGGVDSSVASVLASEAIGDQLEAIFVDHGLLRKDEAKQVEDTFKDRLNFKLVDAQDEFIEALSGIRDPEKKREIIGHKFIEVFEREAKKSGATFLLQGTIAPDWIESEGNIKSHHNLTLPDGLELKIIEPLRELYKDEVREVGRSLNLPDAIVDRQPFPGPGLAVRVLGDVTAEKLRICREANAILNENVEAEGLDKDLWQYFVVLTDSKVTGVKGDQRDFGYLVVIRMVQSFDAMTANVPDIPWPFLHKVSQQITANVPEITHVSLSLSNKPPSTIEFE